Within Planococcus citri chromosome 2, ihPlaCitr1.1, whole genome shotgun sequence, the genomic segment ATACCTTACTCAATTTACTGCTGAACGAATACGATATTTTAAACAGATTGAAGTAACTAAATTACTTTACGAAATTGTAcgcatttattttcataatgtgTGCATTAAAATTTACATAACTTCATCTTTCAGATCTGTTAAGCGTTTCTTCCTGATCGAACAAGGCGATTTCATCAGTATTACTATGGACTTATGTGAGGAAGAATTGTCAAAACCTGTGACAGAAATCATGTCTACTAGATTAACTTCTTTGATGGAATTAGCCATTCGAACATGCTCTTGCGCAAAGACTGATCCATATAAAAACGACATTTCGATAGAAACCGTTTCTGAAGATTTTGTTCTTCAAGTGTTCAGAATAAATGCAATCAacactaaaaaagaaaaaggtaattggcatacattttttgaatttaaattcattCGCAAAGTAATGTACATTTCATCTGTTTTAgaattaatgagaaaaaatccagaaaaagaTCTCATTGGTTTGGACGTGGTAACTTTACATTTGAACACTGCATGGCCAGTTTCACTGATTTTCAACGAGAAAGTTATCGGATGTTATCAAATATTGTTTCGATTTTTACTCTATTGTAAATACGTGGAAAGATTGCTTTGCAAGTAAGTGAAAGTATTTCCCTATGTTTTCGAtctttttcgtcaatttttctaaaaggtgaaaatttttcagagtttgGATTTGCGATCAACAATTcaaaacattggaaaaagatAGTAGAAAGTATTATCTGAGAGCTTTCGCTCTTCGTCGTAAGATGGTACTGTTTGTTCAAAACCTGAGTTACTATATGACCAACGAAGTTATCGAGCAacattggtttgcatttttgaatataatcaaaaaagtaactatTCCAAGAATTATGAtgatcgatgaatttttatttggtacTAAAACTTGCTAACTTTTCCAGTGCCAGAATATAGATGATTTCATGCACCATCATTGGGTGTATTTGAATAATTGTATGAACGATTGCATGTTGACATCTTCGAAACTAATCAAGCCTTTGATGTGGCTGCTGAAGAACTgcgttgatttttgtaatttcattcaGGTAGGTTATTCTAGTCGTTGTCTCTgcattctaaaatttttctaaaaatgttcccttatttaattgaatcattttatttattcaatgcTGCTAATTTATAAGCATATGAGGATTTATTTTATGGATGCGGAATTTACGTCAATGCTGAGTCCTGAAGATTATTTGGACTACAGCTTTGTTCCACGTGGGGTAATCCTAATTATAATTTTCGCTGCTTTGAATTTCTATTACTTCAATGATTTGAGAATTGAAAGTAGCAATAATTCTCAGACTTGTGATCGTGCGaaaaataaatgttaaaaaaatgtcaatttcatcAGTATTAATCTtgacttttattcaatttcagaACAATGAGAAAGCTCGGTCATCTAAAAAAAGCCCTAGTTCATTCGAAGAAcgaatcaaaatatttgaattcgaattcaacaataatttgggaattttattaaaactgaTACCTCTGTGTGGAATCGAAGAATGTAGCAATCAATTATTGCATTTTCTTAACAGGTGCcgaatgaaatatttcaaacgtttaatattttcaacatcaaattactaaaattatACATATGTTGCAGACAAAACTTCAATGGTTATTACACCAATTTGATCGGGTGCCCAACAACAGATCAAGataaaaagaagcacaacgaaaataataaataataacaaaataaaaCCAATTATAAACATAtttattgtaataaaaattttatattattcaTATTTCTTACTTCTTTTCActtaaaaatattatacttaATTAGAAAAATAATCCGCGAGCTTTTCTTCCCAAACCTTGACGATCATGCAATATGTTGAATTTATTCACGAACTGATTCATATTGTTACAACTTTTAGTAATAGATCCCAAGTACGTAATAAGCGCTACATCGTTACATTGGTTATAAAATTCGGCGTTGAATTTGGGAGACTGCATAACAGGTAATCGATGAGTTAACGAAGACAGTTCTCTGAGAATTTCGTGATTATTGGGTAATTCTTTGTTTTGTACAGCTTTCACGTATTCTAGTACCATTTTAACTCGAGTATGTAACATTTTTATAGCGTTGTATTGAGCTGATAAATGTTCCGCAACCAAAGAACTTTCGCCGGTATCACTACTCGCCATCCGAGCAACATGATCAACACCAATTCGCTCTGCTTCTTCGGTAGCCAAAGTATACTGAACTTCTACGAATAACATAGTGGCTTCGCCATTAACGAGATCAATAACGGATTCGTACAATGTAACAGGT encodes:
- the LOC135836335 gene encoding COP9 signalosome complex subunit 6-like, producing the protein MEPEQMEVDDTSSKKYIAQGGVPSVTVSLHPLVIMNISEHWTRVRAQEGKAQQVVGALIGKQVGRKLEIMNSFELLLTKIDNDMIIDKAYYTTKEEQFKQVFCDMDFLGWYTTGGDLPNECDVKNHKQACTINESPILLKLNPYAGHTDLPVTLYESVIDLVNGEATMLFVEVQYTLATEEAERIGVDHVARMASSDTGESSLVAEHLSAQYNAIKMLHTRVKMVLEYVKAVQNKELPNNHEILRELSSLTHRLPVMQSPKFNAEFYNQCNDVALITYLGSITKSCNNMNQFVNKFNILHDRQGLGRKARGLFF